From Eremothecium sinecaudum strain ATCC 58844 chromosome V, complete sequence, a single genomic window includes:
- the SPC105 gene encoding kinetochore-microtubule binding complex subunit SPC105 (Syntenic homolog of Ashbya gossypii AFL058C; Syntenic homolog of Saccharomyces cerevisiae YGL093W (SPC105)) gives MVTEKRLSLPQRSILKQKSNYNDEDGTSDSLQISSQMQFSMHGLTKEQLLGGNNTTSRINTAQLQSKLNRSVSFAPDVTLHKFDFIPEIPIKIRVPRRKSMLHPLEPTQLQNETMELTNPVNTEFLENENEGASNSPIYEPVFDKEVSMEITQLFTKHSGTPEPDQIGLLEEANTAEETMELTNMQPTLTLKPAEESMEITKPIGADTLSTEVYVNEEEEEPMDITDQQFIERSLSPITLESLTQKQYDSTMEITNVFELNAGDGKQKPPMLMHSSQFVTSTQNDHPLDGTKTLLEPISSKRRKLDDSGHYSSPLKGQIMYEDNLSDAERLSPIPVPIEYTPDKKPLSDISIRKSPSIIAGDFSNTTIKPSFQDEVAEPIPLKKFLDAAGISFSVDLASIENFVPLDFTFTDDIEAISTAQIYNSLYLHAPILEIYSFITKELYRRVTDSQRLFQELEEQISNNPPPSLFRTYFESSDEAKVSINEQITLIQHFAGMEAKKVWVEWRCQHLRGIKAVLEENLSIVEKEYLEVVKQLTEINSIKQRVKSIEKTLIQEVELLKQGGAIIPSTVGFSEKLKVEKLKRELSKSMATINNMETLQKQHIDITENITKLKTQIAAMKQEIDSLKSAHGRNKAYLDYDVNKIKAIFHQTQLFTGIKFDRLVGSLLQVSLHSNKLKITLDLSKADDLESLKIAYHIPNDAEAHFTKFLLDNLKKRSKNVLSFVKNIQNELLAVKKLNLEFQRLQCILPSKIMKSANGLVLHITDLEVARNTKVIYRLAISDFADIIVKHGKGIITMSAQVVYGNGITQELLERHILAKSRKLLPWFKELRPII, from the coding sequence ATGGTTACGGAGAAGCGTCTTTCTCTACCACAGAGAAGTATTTTGAAACAAAAGTCGAACTATaatgatgaagatggaaCTTCAGATTCCTTGCAGATATCATCACAAATGCAATTCTCCATGCATGGCTTGACAAAAGAGCAGCTACTAGGGGGGAATAATACCACATCGAGGATTAACACTGCCCAGCTACAGTCAAAGCTAAATAGGAGCGTTTCATTTGCTCCTGATGTGACCTTACACAAATTTGATTTTATACCTGAAATACCCATTAAAATTAGAGTTCCAAGACGAAAGAGTATGCTGCACCCATTGGAACCAACTCAGCTCCAGAATGAAACAATGGAATTAACCAATCCTGTTAATACGGAATTTTTAGAGAATGAAAATGAAGGTGCTTCTAATTCTCCAATATATGAGCCTGTGTTTGACAAAGAAGTCTCTATGGAAATTACTCAATTGTTCACGAAACACAGTGGTACCCCGGAACCTGATCAGATAGGACTCCTGGAAGAGGCTAATACTGCGGAAGAGACTATGGAACTCACAAACATGCAGCCTACGTTGACCTTGAAGCCTGCGGAAGAATCAATGGAGATCACGAAGCCAATAGGAGCAGATACACTTTCAACCGAAGTTTATgttaatgaagaagaagaggaacCAATGGATATAACAGACCAGCAGTTTATCGAAAGATCACTGTCTCCAATTACATTGGAATCCTTAACTCAAAAACAGTATGATTCCACGATGGAAATTACAAACGTGTTTGAGTTGAATGCGGGCGATGGAAAACAGAAACCACCTATGCTAATGCATTCATCTCAGTTTGTCACCTCTACACAAAATGATCATCCTTTGGATGGAACTAAAACTTTACTGGAACCTATAAGTTCTAAAAGACGTAAACTAGATGACAGTGGACATTATAGTTCACCCTTGAAAGGACAAATAATGTATGAAGATAATCTGTCCGATGCCGAAAGATTATCTCCTATTCCAGTGCCGATCGAATATACGCCTGACAAGAAGCCACTTAGTGATATCTCTATTAGGAAATCGCCGTCTATAATCGCGGGTGATTTTTCTAATACCACAATTAAACCTTCCTTTCAGGATGAGGTTGCAGAACCGATTCCCCTAAAAAAGTTTTTGGATGCAGCTGGAATCTCTTTCTCAGTTGACCTAGCCAGCATCGAAAATTTTGTTCCTCTTGATTTCACCTTTACCGATGACATAGAAGCGATATCTACAGCTCAAATTTACAATTCACTCTACTTACATGCACCAATATTAGAAATCTACTCTTTCATAACAAAAGAATTGTACCGTAGAGTAACAGATTCCCAAAGGCTTTTTCAAGAGTTAGAGGAGCAAATATCGAATAATCCTCCACCATCTTTATTTCGCACCTATTTTGAATCTTCCGATGAAGCGAAAGTAAGCATTAACGAACAAATTACATTGATCCAGCACTTTGCTGGAATGGAGGCTAAAAAGGTTTGGGTAGAATGGAGGTGTCAGCACTTGAGAGGAATCAAGGCTGTATTAGAAGAGAACCTGTCGATCGTGGAAAAAGAATATTTAGAGGTCGTGAAACAGTTAACCGAGATCAATAGCATTAAACAAAGAGTTAAATCAATTGAGAAAACACTAATACAAGAGGTTGAACTTCTGAAGCAAGGCGGTGCAATAATCCCTAGTACCGTTGGCTTTTCAGAAAAGCTGAAGGTTGAAAAACTCAAGAGAGAACTATCGAAGAGTATGGCTACAATTAATAATATGGAAACCCTTCAGAAACAGCATATTGATATCACAGAAAATATCACTAAGCTCAAAACCCAAATTGCTGCAATGAAACAGGAAATCGACTCCCTAAAGAGTGCCCATGGCAGAAATAAGGCATATTTGGATTACGACGTTAATAAAATCAAGGCTATATTTCATCAGACACAACTATTCACTGGTATAAAATTTGATAGGCTAGTAGGATCTTTGCTGCAGGTGTCGTTGCATTCAAACAAACTCAAAATTACCCTAGATTTGTCAAAAGCGGACGATTTAGAAAGCCTCAAAATTGCATACCACATTCCCAATGACGCGGAGGCTCATTTTACCAAATTTTTACTTGACAACTTGAAGAAGCGGTCCAAAAACGTACTCTCTTTTGTAAAAAACATACAGAATGAGTTATTAGCCGTTAAGAAGCTCAATTTAGAATTCCAAAGGCTTCAATGCATATTGCCGTCTAAAATCATGAAGTCAGCCAATGGATTGGTACTTCATATTACAGATCTTGAAGTCGCCAGGAATACAAAGGTAATTTATCGCCTGGCTATATCTGATTTTGCAGACATAATAGTCAAACATGGTAAAGGAATAATAACAATGTCTGCACAGGTTGTCTACGGGAATGGCATTACTCAAGAGTTATTGGAGCGGCACATTCTTGCTAAGTCTAGAAAACTTTTACCCTGGTTTAAGGAACTACGGCCTATAATATAA
- the RTC6 gene encoding mitochondrial 54S ribosomal protein bL36m (Syntenic homolog of Ashbya gossypii AFL057W; Syntenic homolog of Saccharomyces cerevisiae YPL183W-A (RTC6)): MFKLLLRPVLQKPILSQRLGSTLLSSNPIPSIAPSLTRAFKVRTSVKKFCNDCYMVRRKGRLYVYCKTNGRHKQRQP, from the coding sequence ATGTTCAAATTGTTGCTGAGGCCGGTTTTACAAAAGCCTATTCTAAGCCAGAGGTTAGGATCGACTTTGCTCTCTAGCAACCCTATACCTAGCATAGCTCCATCTTTGACAAGAGCGTTTAAAGTTAGAACCTCGGTCAAGAAATTCTGTAATGATTGTTACATGGTTAGGCGCAAGGGAAGGTTATACGTGTACTGTAAAACAAATGGAAGGCATAAGCAGCGTCAACCGTAA
- the RTT10 gene encoding tRNA (34-2'-O)-methyltransferase regulator RTT10 (Syntenic homolog of Ashbya gossypii AFL056C; Syntenic homolog of Saccharomyces cerevisiae YPL183C (RTT10)) has protein sequence MQLIERSHIGPSISVKFYGSNWCFSACGSGIEVYNYENGELINECRIFKRNKVHGISTFGSKLVAYGGKSISVINIQDLVEQQSLLHLEKMTREWIVSVEFGYEGDEMYLLTSYNTILILNPEFEIKATKAVYGERSLLYSGCIKVTADKVYVAAGTVMGGIIIWELFEEKYLRNLLGHEGSIFAVAFSDNAESIVSCSDDRSIKVWDRETGKLLSTGWGHMARIWNVKFYDKDKKIISVSEDCTCRLWEMKNNELQEFHCFEAHLMKNIWGVDVQNEAMIAATSGNDGRLKLLDLKINGRYGDELKVFSMHDISKHGIDIAPEEKIKGFYWFVFGMIAITSKGKVLRYKYSDDHWDVLLLDDRFSHFSITSGIQESNAIVFSNDKSLLMVLKFRATGELELKEELSVDKVLKTTNCFITKHENDIVIIVESPHPKDPLVVLRIESSNFKLLSTHYFSKPANIVLTCLAIKGNYLLLGSRYSTIAIFDFNDPNYEFTMREITPGDAITSILNVEESIFSVTNRDGYYKFIDVNFSTKSYKVLHSNKIAKGFLEGATFDNKGDYILYGFKSNVFFLYNESKQYDIGNTLCGGAHRIWKLIPDSRNGNVFCYNKASSLFINRFHESLFPNALRDGTHGREIRDISSVESNCGNDTTFIFATASEDTTLRLSEVDITTGCIRTFWTQRQHVSGLQRCSFISNKWLITSGAREELFLWEVTKTSARPYITLKSNLTVSTKSPDLRIMDFSCLFIDDSENFVLATVYSDSSIKLWFYNALENSFNMLLNGKYETCCIVNVSLIIVKDKLILLATPTDGYIVTWDITKYVPFIVENGQLRNASLEMVTLGLPVYDQRIRVHKSSIKTIDVSANEDGFYIYSGGDDNGLAITAAQLSEEGRLVFNIKCFEANAAASTITSVNLIRENSKLLVTSVDQKICLWSTNKNKLSLESDSYTTIADTGSANLITTLSDVSYALIGGVGLSFWEIKS, from the coding sequence ATGCAGCTTATTGAGAGGAGTCATATTGGTCCTTCCATCTCAGTAAAGTTTTACGGATCTAATTGGTGTTTTTCTGCTTGTGGATCCGGTATTGAGGTCTATAATTACGAGAATGGAGAATTAATCAATGAATGCCGAATCTTTAAAAGAAACAAGGTACATGGTATTAGTACATTTGGTTCAAAGTTAGTAGCATATGGTGGTAAATCTATTTCAGTTATTAATATTCAAGATTTAGTGGAGCAACAGAGCTTGCTTCATCTGGAAAAGATGACTAGAGAATGGATAGTTAGTGTAGAGTTTGGATACGAAGGCGATGAGATGTACTTACTAACAAGTTATAACACTATTTTGATTTTAAATCCTGAGTTTGAGATTAAGGCTACAAAAGCAGTTTACGGCGAGCGCTCGTTGTTATATTCCGGCTGTATCAAGGTTACGGCGGATAAGGTGTATGTTGCGGCGGGAACGGTGATGGGAGGTATTATTATATGGGAGTTATTTGAGGAAAAATATCTACGCAACCTCTTAGGGCATGAAGGGTCTATTTTTGCCGTTGCATTTAGTGACAATGCGGAATCCATCGTATCATGTTCTGATGACCGGTCCATCAAGGTCTGGGATCGAGAAACTGGAAAACTTTTATCGACTGGTTGGGGTCATATGGCAAGGATTTGGAATGTCAAGTTTTATGATAAAGATAAGAAGATAATAAGTGTTTCAGAGGACTGTACTTGCAGGCTTTGGGAAATGAAGAATAATGAGCTTCAAGAGTTCCATTGTTTTGAGGCCCATTTGATGAAGAATATTTGGGGTGTCGATGTACAAAATGAAGCTATGATAGCAGCCACCTCTGGTAACGATGGAAGGCTGAAGCTTCTTGATTTGAAGATAAATGGACGTTATGGAGATGAATTAAAGGTGTTTTCAATGCACGACATCTCTAAGCATGGAATTGACATTGCTCCAGAAGAGAAGATAAAGGGCTTTTACTGGTTTGTTTTTGGAATGATTGCTATTACTTCTAAAGGGAAGGTACTAAGGTATAAATATTCAGACGATCACTGGGATGTTTTGTTGTTAGACGACAGATTTTCGCATTTCTCAATTACTTCAGGTATACAAGAAAGTAATGCTATCGTATTCAGCAATGACAAATCTCTCTTAATGGTATTGAAATTCAGAGCCACAGGGGAACTGGAATTGAAGGAAGAATTGAGTGTTGATAAAGTTTTGAAAACCACCAATTGTTTTATTACCAAGCATGAAAATGATATAGTAATTATTGTGGAATCACCTCATCCTAAAGACCCACTTGTAGTATTGAGGATCGAAAGCTCAAATTTTAAACTGCTATCTACCCATTACTTTTCTAAGCCAGCTAATATTGTGCTGACATGTTTAGCAATTAAAGGAAACTACTTATTGCTTGGCTCACGTTATAGCACTATAGCTATTTTTGACTTTAATGATCCAAATTATGAGTTTACTATGAGGGAAATAACTCCAGGAGATGCCATAACTTCGATATTAAATGTTGAAGAGTCAATCTTTTCAGTTACCAATCGAGATGGGTACTACAAATTTATTGATGTCAATTTCTCTACTAAATCTTATAAAGTTCTCCACTCGAATAAAATTGCGAAGGGTTTTCTGGAGGGAGCTACTTTTGATAATAAAGGTGATTATATTTTGTACGGATTCAAATCAAATGTGTTCTTTTTGTACAATGAAAGTAAACAGTATGATATTGGAAATACATTGTGCGGTGGAGCACACAGGATATGGAAACTAATTCCTGATTCAAGGAATGGAAACGTTTTCTGTTATAATAAAGCATCAAGTTTATTTATTAATAGATTTCATGAGTCTTTATTCCCAAATGCTCTACGTGATGGTACCCATGGCAGAGAAATTAGAGATATTTCCAGCGTAGAATCTAATTGCGGCAATGACACTACTTTTATCTTTGCTACAGCTTCAGAGGATACTACTTTGAGATTGTCTGAAGTAGATATAACGACTGGCTGTATTCGAACCTTTTGGACTCAGAGACAGCATGTCAGTGGATTACAACGGTGCTCATTTATAAGTAACAAGTGGCTAATTACCTCTGGTGCTAGAGAAGAACTATTTTTGTGGGAAGTTACGAAGACTTCGGCACGCCCTTACATTACATTGAAGAGTAACCTCACTGTCTCTACCAAGTCTCCCGATTTAAGAATCATGGACTTTAGTTGTTTATTTATTGATGATTCAGAGAATTTTGTTTTAGCCACAGTTTATTCAGACAGCTCAATAAAGCTATGGTTTTATAATGCACTAGAGAACAGTTTCAACATGTTGCTTAATGGTAAATATGAAACATGCTGCATTGTCAATGTTTCCTTGATTATTGTTAAAGATAAGTTGATTCTGCTAGCTACCCCAACAGATGGATATATTGTCACTTGGGATATTACAAAATATGTCCCGTTTATTGTGGAAAATGGCCAGTTGCGGAATGCATCATTGGAAATGGTAACCCTAGGCCTTCCAGTCTATGACCAAAGGATTAGGGTACATAAGTCTAGTATCAAAACGATAGACGTAAGTGCTAATGAAGATGGTTTCTATATCTACAGCGGAGGGGATGATAACGGATTAGCAATCACAGCAGCACAGTTATCCGAAGAGGGCCGTTTAGTATTCAACATAAAATGTTTCGAGGCAAATGCAGCTGCCTCTACGATAACGTCTGTTAATTTGATCCGGGAAAATTCGAAACTACTGGTGACATCAGTAGATCAAAAAATATGTTTATGGTCCactaataaaaataaattgAGCTTAGAAAGCGATAGTTATACAACAATAGCTGATACAGGTTCAGCGAATCTTATCACAACACTCTCAGATGTCTCCTACGCCCTGATAGGTGGAGTCGGTCTTTCCTTTTGGGAAATAAAATCTTAA
- the PAN2 gene encoding poly(A)-specific ribonuclease (Syntenic homolog of Ashbya gossypii AFL055W; Syntenic homolog of Saccharomyces cerevisiae YGL094C (PAN2)), translating to MNNWQLSYQSPVDLTDHLKKPYWSYDNADKNVTRIVYDSEVNLLWTGDTYGRVSSYDPSYSLYTRHTAHVGQVPVVDLLSHKQGVISLGADSLNFTNRRSVTKLNLTAADIPQMSDMKSMCFINPSQNHVLCGGGNVASGIIDIDLVKGRLCNTIPYPSKVKLMKSSPRTVVVSKVFGTTDLIDPNSNKVVRSLSGHSSVVSSMDIQDYTLVTAGKSKRFNMQYPDQFVNVYDLRIMKQLPPISFSKANDFMGTGYSIGADFVQLHPILPTVVAIASVTGVFDFVDLANPTARSQYCHPCQSITQFELSPSGDYIAFIEHDNNINMWTRSNGTTGFTSSAAIILEYPDFPDDGILPNHIPVDNYDYPLSSVGLPYFSEKLLSAWHQTVFRSDGTIPINTEKFFGNATAYSSVNSRPSSTRSVAISAMYNKYPMYPYDRLKLGTRNLAAPYRSLRERKKKLLITDEDCTDKQELMNYRPYHEREVPPAFTKLQMIYGRFGVQDFDFQAFNNTKFSGLENDIDNSYTNAILQVYRFVPELYNFLVSCLKQENFSDCSLLTELGALYDMMVCANGEVCRSSNFQDALASILKDKQLGLLTDTLPDMSYVANNRSSSAPSTPNYVPSLAGRLENMLIGEDQGNSNIQDDNELALTIPQKFNNFLLSRLLFEEVQLKINTTQSIVLEELFGIDIQTTSRSLSSCACFSRESDLLPTLTVTSPMSNNIKYVNKKLNNQTILPYIESSMSRIKHFKSMCEKCFKNEVLEREKNVRNLPPLLSLNIALSSEEWSTAKTVRSWLAKEFYATISKDRPILKLQPTDLKTTNAIFKYELNGYVARIQDYISESHLVTYCKVFDPKNRIYKWYMFNDFLVQEVDEDEALNISYWWKTPEIALYSDAEELRKPFVPASFYSINHNILYRDHFANEIKNSIKREYQLLTNDEAPTPGSLVALDAEFVVLTEDQFEISCKGVKTLIKPAKTALARVSVLRSCGDKAGVPFIDDYVVNTNHIEDYLTKYSGIEPGDLDPQTSDKPLVTRRVVLRKIWLLLQLGCVFVGHGLFNDFRNINIHVPKEQTRDTACYYLQGRRYLSLRYLAYALLDQNIQSGNHDSIEDAHTALILYRKYLDLKEKGIFEKVLNRIYEEGRATNYRVPGDL from the coding sequence ATGAACAATTGGCAGTTATCTTACCAGTCTCCAGTCGATTTGACAGATCATTTGAAGAAACCTTATTGGTCATACGATAATGCGGATAAAAATGTTACTAGGATAGTTTATGATAGTGAGGTTAATTTATTATGGACGGGTGATACTTATGGTCGTGTGTCGTCATATGATCCTTCATATTCGTTGTATACACGACATACTGCTCATGTAGGGCAGGTCCCAGTTGTTGATTTATTGAGTCATAAGCAAGGTGTTATTTCTTTAGGAGCAGATTCTTTAAACTTTACGAATCGCAGAAGTGTTACTAAATTGAACCTGACTGCGGCAGATATTCCGCAAATGAGCGATATGAAATCGATGTGTTTTATTAATCCGAGCCAAAATCATGTTTTATGTGGCGGTGGGAATGTTGCAAGTGGTATTATTGATATAGATTTGGTCAAGGGTCGTTTATGTAATACTATACCATATCCGTCGAAAGTAAAGCTGATGAAATCAAGTCCGAGAACGGTTGTAGTATCGAAAGTGTTTGGTACCACAGATCTTATTGATCCAAATAGTAATAAGGTTGTGAGGAGTTTGTCTGGGCATTCCTCGGTGGTGAGCTCTATGGATATTCAGGATTACACACTTGTAACGGCCGGTAAATCCAAGCGCTTCAATATGCAATATCCTGATCAATTTGTGAACGTTTATGATCTACGTATTATGAAACAGTTGCCCCCGATATCTTTTTCTAAAGCTAACGATTTCATGGGCACGGGTTATTCTATTGGTGCTGATTTTGTGCAATTGCACCCTATATTGCCAACTGTGGTTGCAATTGCATCTGTAACAGGCGTTTTTGACTTTGTAGATCTGGCAAATCCTACTGCTCGTAGTCAGTACTGTCATCCATGCCAGTCCATAACTCAGTTTGAGCTATCTCCTAGTGGTGACTACATTGCGTTCATTGAACATGACAATAATATCAATATGTGGACCAGGTCAAACGGAACGACTGGTTTTACAAGCTCTGCAGCTATCATACTAGAATATCCAGATTTTCCGGATGATGGGATCCTCCCCAATCATATTCCGGTAGATAATTATGACTATCCATTGAGCAGTGTGGGTTTGCCGTACTTTAGTGAGAAGCTTCTGTCGGCATGGCATCAAACAGTGTTTCGAAGCGATGGTACAATACCAATCAACACTGAAAAGTTCTTCGGTAACGCAACTGCGTATTCTAGTGTTAATTCTCGACCATCCTCAACCCGTTCAGTAGCCATAAGTGCTATGTATAACAAATATCCGATGTATCCATACGATAGATTGAAGTTAGGAACAAGGAACCTTGCTGCACCTTACAGAAGTTTACGGGAACGTAAAAAGAAGCTTCTCATTACAGATGAAGACTGCACTGATAAGCAAGAGCTCATGAACTATAGACCTTATCACGAGAGGGAGGTCCCCCCGGCTTTTACCAAACTGCAAATGATATACGGTAGATTTGGAGTTCAAGATTTCGACTTTCAGGCATTTAATAACACAAAATTCTCAGGCTTAGAAAATGACATTGATAATTCGTATACCAACGCAATTCTGCAAGTATATCGTTTTGTGCCAGAGTTGTATAACTTCCTGGTTAGCTGCCTTAAGCAAGAAAATTTCAGCGATTGTTCACTTTTAACAGAACTTGGTGCTCTATATGATATGATGGTTTGTGCCAACGGTGAAGTTTGTCGTTCCAGTAACTTCCAAGATGCTTTGGCATCGATATTAAAAGACAAGCAGTTAGGCTTACTAACCGATACGTTGCCAGATATGTCATATGTGGCTAATAATCGTTCTTCTAGTGCTCCCTCGACGCCAAATTATGTTCCTTCACTTGCTGGCCGACTGGAAAATATGTTAATTGGCGAAGATCAGGGAAATAGCAACATACAGGATGATAATGAACTGGCCCTCACAATCCCGCAAAAATTCAATAACTTCTTATTAAGTAGGTTGTTGTTTGAAGAGGTCCAACTAAAAATCAATACAACTCAGAGTATAGTGCTTGAGGAGCTATTTGGTATTGACATACAAACAACCTCTAGGTCCTTGTCATCTTGTGCCTGCTTCTCTCGTGAATCTGACCTATTACCAACACTAACAGTGACGAGTCCGATGTCCAATAATATCAAATATGTCAACAAGAAACTCAATAACCAAACTATTCTACCGTACATTGAATCTTCAATGAGTAGGATAAAGCATTTTAAATCTATGTGTGAAAAGTGCTTTAAAAATGAGGTTCTTGAGCGCGAAAAAAATGTACGCAATCTCCCACCATTATTATCCTTGAACATTGCTTTGTCCTCAGAAGAATGGTCCACAGCTAAAACGGTAAGATCTTGGTTAGCGAAAGAATTTTATGCTACTATATCCAAGGATAGACCTATTTTAAAGTTACAGCCTACGGACCTGAAAACGACGAACGCAATTTTTAAGTACGAACTAAATGGATATGTTGCTCGTATTCAAGATTACATTTCCGAGTCTCACCTGGTAACATATTGTAAAGTTTTTGACCCAAAAAATAGAATCTACAAATGGTATATGTTTAATGATTTCTTGGTTCAGGAAGTCGATGAGGATGAGGCTTTAAACATATCTTACTGGTGGAAAACACCTGAAATCGCGTTATATTCTGATGCAGAGGAGTTGAGGAAACCTTTTGTTCCGGCAAGCTTTTACTCCATAAATCATAATATATTATATCGGGATCATTTTGCGAATGAGATCAAAAACAGTATAAAACGTGAATATCAATTATTAACCAATGATGAAGCCCCTACACCAGGCTCTTTGGTGGCATTGGATGCTGAATTTGTTGTTCTAACTGAAGACCAATTTGAAATTTCATGCAAAGGTGTCAAAACTCTTATCAAACCGGCGAAAACTGCTTTGGCAAGAGTTTCGGTCCTAAGAAGCTGTGGTGACAAAGCTGGAGTTCCTTTCATCGATGACTATGTCGTTAACACCAATCATATTGAAGATTACTTGACTAAATACAGTGGTATTGAACCAGGTGATTTAGATCCTCAAACTAGCGACAAACCATTAGTGACAAGAAGGGTTGTCTTGCGGAAAATATGGCTGTTGTTACAGCTAGGATGTGTCTTTGTAGGACATGGGCTATTCAATGATTTTAGAAATATCAATATACACGTTCCCAAAGAGCAAACAAGAGATACCGCATGTTATTATTTGCAAGGTAGAAGATACCTATCTTTAAGATACCTCGCTTACGCCTTATTAGATCAGAATATACAAAGCGGTAACCATGACTCAATTGAAGACGCTCATACAGCATTGATCCTTTATAGGAAGTATTTGGATCTAAAGGAGAAGGGTATATTCGAAAAAGTCTTAAATAGAATTTACGAGGAAGGAAGAGCTACGAACTATCGAGTTCCTGGAGATCTATAG